From the genome of Acropora palmata chromosome 4, jaAcrPala1.3, whole genome shotgun sequence, one region includes:
- the LOC141878342 gene encoding histamine H2 receptor-like translates to MKNCSWVNGKGEFGVNYTNKMRCSSGSGDLLEEQSGFSAKFDIFPITLACLIVSMNLTVMVLFICNRALKTVTNSFLVSLAVSDLLAGLIGVPLSISCSVFRDNKFCPPSQLIWRFISVSTVLHILLVSVDRYIAIKYAIRYHNIVTRHVFLAFTSLAWATATFVSFIQLSWREHASLDDEDDNEDTNSAQTIYELTVFVLFFAVPLCIMAFTYYRIFVTVRYHERQIWRYHCPSDLEQAQHTHHNTAQRRTAIIFLAMLIVFIICWFPYFILSFQERFHDNDSLSAWVIYVVYYYPRYFTSLSNPMLYVLGKRDFREALIQAVRRTNTRRNEIRGSTTLTALHAAEQNGGALTNT, encoded by the coding sequence ATGAAGAATTGTTCGTGGGTAAATGGAAAAGGGGAGTTTGGCGTAAATTACACGAACAAAATGAGATGTTCGTCTGGCAGCGGTGATCTCTTAGAAGAGCAATCGGGATTCAGCGCGAAATTTGACATATTCCCAATCACACTGGCTTGCCTCATCGTTAGTATGAATCTGACTGTTATGGTACTGTTTATTTGCAATCGCGCTCTTAAAACTGTCACAAACTCCTTTCTCGTCAGTCTTGCGGTCAGTGATCTGTTAGCCGGTTTAATCGGTGTTCCTCTATCAATCAGCTGTTCTGTATTTCGAGACAACAAGTTCTGCCCGCCTTCTCAGTTGATATGGAGATTCATATCAGTTTCCACGGTGCTTCATATCCTACTTGTGTCCGTAGACCGCTACATCGCGATCAAATACGCCATACGATACCACAATATCGTCACACGACACGTCTTTCTAGCGTTTACGTCTCTTGCTTGGGCCACGGCGACGTTCGTGTCGTTTATTCAACTGTCATGGCGCGAACACGCGAGTTTAGACGACGAAGATGACAACGAGGACACAAACTCAGCTCAGACAATCTACGAGCTGACAGTCTTCGTTCTTTTCTTCGCTGTGCCGCTCTGTATTATGGCTTTCACATACTATCGCATTTTCGTCACTGTACGTTATCACGAGAGACAAATTTGGCGGTATCACTGCCCTTCTGACCTGGAACAGGCACAGCACACCCATCACAATACAGCACAGCGCAGGACAGCCATCATCTTCCTGGCCATGTTAATCGTGTTTATAATCTGTTGGTTTccatatttcattttaagcTTCCAGGAGAGGTTTCACGACAATGATTCCCTGTCAGCTTGGGTCATTTACGTTGTTTATTACTACCCCCGTTATTTTACTTCGTTATCCAATCCAATGTTATACGTTCTGGGAAAAAGGGATTTCAGAGAGGCACTTATTCAAGCAGTTCGACGGACAAACACCAGAAGGAATGAAATCCGTGGGAGCACGACGCTGACCGCTCTGCATGCTGCAGAGCAGAATGGCGGCGCGCTAACAAACACGTAA
- the LOC141878340 gene encoding leucine--tRNA ligase, cytoplasmic-like: MRLGARVTNSSSSLFYYFSPSFLKFGAHKHCGFFGKMSVDRKSTAKVDYLKDIEAQMQKRWAKNKTFETDSVPPGSAEAKKEKFFVTFPYPYMNGRLHLGHTFTISKAEFAMGYHRLKGKRCLFPFGLHCTGMPIKACADKLKREMNDYGFPPKFPEEGEKEESKQLKSKVAAKTGGLTYQWEIMQALELEDEEIKKFADSEYWLQYFPPLTKSDLQSMGLKVDWRRTFVTTDVNPFYDSFVRWHFWTLKAGGKVKFGKRFTIFSPKDGQPCMDHDRQTGEGVAPQEYTGIKMKICEPFRGKLSALSGKNVFLVAATLRPETMYGQTNCWVHPDIKYIAFESNIKDEVYISTRRAARNMSFQGFTPEQGVVNELLELTGQDIMGIPLNAPLTTHSVVYTLAMLTIKEDKGTGVVTSVPSDAPDDYVALRDVKNKKAFREKYGITDEMVLPYEPIPIIRVPGYGDLSAAKACDDLKIKSQNDKDLLTEAKELTYKKGFYEGTIIVGEYAGQKVQDVKKLVQKKMIDSGEARIYMEPERKVISRSADECVVALCDQWYLDYGDESWKNVARKALADLNTYSDETRRNFEATLDWMQEHACSRSYGLGTRLPWDEQYLIESLSDSTIYNAYYTVVHLLQQGPFDGSAGGPLGIRAEQMTPKVWDYVFFKDVPYPETDIPAEKLNKLRQEFQYWYPVDLRVSGKDLIPNHLTYFIYNHCAVWSKEKDNWPQSIRANGFLLLNSEKMSKSTGNFLTLKAAVDKFSADGMRLALADAGDTVEDANFVEKVADAGILRLFTFLEWTKEMLSCKDSLRTGPTSCFDDRVFESCINKAIEETDENYKSMMFREALKTGFYELQAARDRYRENCLLGMHKDLVFRFIEVQTLLLTPICPHLAEHLWELMGKSESVMNASWPVTGKVDYPLLKSADYLAACAHEFRMRIKAMMNPKGKKKDAAPPSKPNHGVIFVASAYPPWQHATLNNLKEMYHELGGNFPDNRDIMSRMKTVPEVRSTMKKLMPFVQHVKECVESDGPSALETTLQFDERQVLEENKAFLSKTLELVSVEIKPSSEADNRIQEDCAPGKPFSVFTTAENQSSCVNDAGSTIQASPLPTKKQVTPSPVCRFVNVKLCGVEPSQGAKGNEATVLLENPQGENVLDLKQLTQEVEAVFGLRGRKIALSASPGCDTELTGPDVMPYSGKCLYAFIPK; encoded by the exons ATGCGCTTAGGCGCACGTGTGACTAATTCTTCGAGCAGCTTGTTTTACTATTTTTCTCCCTCTTTTCTAAAATTTGGAGCACACAAACACTGCGGTTTCTTTGGGAAGATGTCG GTTGACAGAAAGAGTACCGCCAAAGTTGATTACCTGAAGGATATTGAGGCTCAAATGCAAAAGAGATGGgctaaaaacaaaacctttgaaACAGACTCAGTCCCT CCTGGTTCAGCTGAAGCCAA gaaagaaaaattttttgttacatttcCGTACCCTTACATGAATGGAAGACTTCATTTAGGACACACATTTACTATTTCAAAGGCAGAG TTTGCCATGGGATATCATCGATTAAAAGGGAAAAGGTGTTTGTTTCCATTTGGTCTTCATTGTACTGGAATGCCAATAAAG GCATGTGCAGATAAGCTGAAGCGTGAAATGAATGATTATGGCTTTCCACCCAAATTTCCTGAAGAAGGAGAAAAGGAGGAGTCCAAACAG TTGAAAAGCAAGGTTGCTGCTAAAACTGGTGGTTTGACTTATCAATGGGAGATCATGCAAGCTTTAGAGCTTGAAGATGAAGAAATTAAGAA GTTTGCTGATTCTGAATACTGGCTTCAGTATTTTCCACCACTGACAAAATCAGATCTCCAAAGTATGGGTTTAAAG GTGGACTGGAGACGTACGTTTGTTACCACAGATGTCAATCCGTTCTATGATTCATTTGTGAGGTGGCACTTCTGGACTCTAAAGGCTGGTGGCAAAGTCAAATTTGGGAAAAG GTTTACCATTTTCTCCCCTAAAGACGGGCAACCCTGTATGGATCATGACCGACAGACAGGAGAG gGTGTTGCCCCACAGGAATACACAGGAATCAAGATGAAGATCTGTGAGCCATTCAGAGGAAAGTTAAG TGCATTGTCTGGAAAGAATGTGTTTTTGGTAGCTGCAACTTTGAGGCCTGAGACAATGTATGGACAAACAAACTGCTGGGTTCATCCTGATATTAAG tACATTGCTTTTGAATCAAACATCAAGGACGAGGTGTACATCAGCACTCGGCGAGCAGCAAGAAACATGTCCTTCCAAGGATTCACACCTGAGCAAGGGGTTGTAAATGAACTGTTGGAACTAACTGGACAG gaCATTATGGGAATTCCTTTGAATGCCCCGCTTACAACCCACTCTGTAGTTTACACCCTAGCCATGCTTACAATCAAAGAAGACAAAG GTACTGGTGTTGTCACGTCCGTCCCGTCAGATGCTCCAGATGATTACGTTGCTCTCAGAgatgtaaaaaacaaaaag gcCTTCAGAGAAAAGTACGGAATAACAGATGAAATGGTACTGCCCTATGAACCAATCCCGATCATCCGAGTACCCGGGTATGGAGACTTAAGCGCAGCTAAGGCCTGCGATGATCTCAAGATAAAGAGCCAAAACGATAAGGACCTTCTGACGGAAGCAAAGGAGCTAACCTACAAAAAGGGCTTTTACGAGGGAACCATAATCGTTGGTGAATATGCAGGGCAGAAAGTTCAAGATGTGAAAAAACTAGTGCAGAAGAAAATGATCGACAGT GGCGAAGCACGAATTTATATGGAGCCCGAAAGAAAAGTGATTTCTCGCTCCGCAGATGAATGTGTTGTCGCTCTTTGTGATCAGTG GTATTTAGACTACGGAGATGAATCGTGGAAAAATGTGGCTCGGAAAGCTTTGGCAGATTTGAATAC ATATTCAGATGAAACCAGACGAAACTTTGAAGCCACCTTGGACTGGATGCAAGAACATGCATGTTCCAGGTCGTACGGTCTCG GAACACGTCTTCCATGGGATGAACAATACCTGATCGAATCTCTGTCTGATTCGACAATCTACAACGCTTACTACACAGTCGTACACCTCCTCCAACAGGGACCTTTTGACGGCTCTGCAGGAGGGCCCCTTGGAATAAG agctgaacaaatGACTCCGAAGGTATGGGATTATGTGTTCTTCAAAGATGTGCCTTATCCGGAAACGGACATCCCCGCCGAAAAACTGAA CAAATTGCGTCAGGAGTTCCAGTATTGGTACCCAGTGGACCTGCGCGTGTCTGGAAAGGATCTGATACCGAACCATTTGACTTATTTCATTTACAACCATTGTGCTGTTTGGTCGAAGGAGAAAGACAA TTGGCCTCAAAGTATCAGAGCCAATGGATTCTTGTTACTCAACTCTGAAAAG ATGTCAAAATCGACAGGGAACTTTCTGACCCTGAAAGCAGCAGTAGACAAGTTTTCTGCCGACG GTATGCGTCTTGCCCTTGCTGACGCTGGTGACACGGTAGAAGATGCCAACTTTGTTGAAAAAGTGGCAGACGCTGGAATCTTACGTCTTTTTACGTTTCTTGAGTGGACAAAG GAAATGCTGTCCTGCAAAGACTCACTTCGAACTGGACCCACTAGCTGTTTTGATGATCGCGTCTTTGAAAG TTGCATTAACAAAGCCATCGAAGAAACAGATGAGAATTACAAAAGCATGATGTTCCGAGAAGCACTTAAAACAGGCTTCTATGAGTTACAAGCGGCTAGGGATCGATACAGGGAAAACTGTTTGCTGGGAATGCACAAGGACCTTGTTTTCAGGTTCATTGAG GTCCAAACGCTATTGTTGACACCAATCTGTCCACATCTCGCTGAGCATCTTTGGGAACTTATGGGAAAG AGCGAAAGTGTAATGAACGCCTCGTGGCCGGTCACTGGAAAAGTTGATTATCCACTGTTGAAGTCAGCGGATTACCTAGCAGCATGCGCGCACGAGTTCCGCATGCGAATCAAGGCCATGATGAATCCCAAGGGAAAAAAG AAAGACGCTGCGCCTCCCTCTAAACCAAACCACGGTGTCATCTTTGTGGCCAGCGCTTACCCTCCTTGGCAGCACGCCACTCTAAATAACCTCAAGGAGATGTACCATGAACTTGGAGGAAACTTCCCTGATAACAGAGACATCATGAGCAGGATGAAAACTGTACCGGAAGTCCGAAGCACTATGAAAAAACTGATGCCGTTTGTTCAACACGTCAAG GAATGTGTAGAGAGTGACGGCCCGTCAGCATTGGAGACAACTCTGCAGTTTGATGAAAGACAAGTTCTTGAGGAGAATAAAGCTTTCCTCTCCAAAACTCTCGAG CTCGTGAGCGTTGAAATTAAACCATCGAGTGAAGCAGACAATCGGATACAAGAAGACTGTGCTCCTGGAAAACCATTCTCAGTGTTTACAACGGCTGAAAATCAG TCAAGCTGTGTGAACGACGCAGGGAGTACAATTCAAGCCTCTCCCCTCCCAACGAAGAAGCAAGTGACCCCTTCCCCGGTGTGTCGGTTTGTAAACGTTAAGCTTTGTGGAGTTGAGCCTTCCCAAGGTGCCAAAGGAAACGAAGCGACCGTTCTATTGGAGAACCCGCAGGGAGAGAATGTTCTGGATTTGAAGCAGCTAACTCAAGAG GTTGAGGCTGTGTTTGGATTAAGAGGAAGAAAAATTGCACTTTCGGCATCGCCCGGCTGTGACACAG AATTGACAGGACCAGACGTCATGCCATACAGCGGGAAGTGTCTTTACGCCTTCATTCCAaagtga
- the LOC141878345 gene encoding nudC domain-containing protein 2-like, whose amino-acid sequence MADHFDEKSGIVPSKTPWGSWAQTIDEVFIEVNVPKGTKGREIICEIKPKSINFILKGKEVFKGDFAGTVLADECTWVLEDNELVRIILVKSGRDAANCWHSLLSNEYSADPWTFNEMEKKLTLERFQKENPGFDFSKANISGNYSGGGPKLPT is encoded by the exons ATGGCTGACCATTTTGACGAAAAAAGTGGCATTGTTCCTTCGAAAACGCCATGGGGAAGCTGGGCGCAAACAATTGATGAAGTTTTCATCGAGGTTAATGTTCCTAAAGGAACTAAGGGTCGAGAAATCATCTGTGAAATCAAACCAAAGagtataaatttcattttgaaaggaaaagaagttTTCAAG GGAGATTTTGCTGGCACTGTTTTGGCTGATGAATGTACATGGGTCTTAg aGGACAATGAGCTTGTGCGGATAATTCTGGTGAAATCAGGTCGAGATGCTGCCAATTGCTGGCATTCACTACTTTCAAATGAGTATTCTGCTGATCCATGGACATtcaatgaaatggaaaaaaagcttACCCTGGAAAGATTTCAGAAAGAG AATCCTGGATTTGACTTCAGTAAAGCTAACATATCGGGAAACTATTCTGGTGGAGGGCCAAAATTGCCAACATGA